The sequence ACAAGTTCCGGAGCGTTTGGACAGATCACGCGGACCTCGTGGCCGCGCGCGGCCATCGAACGCGCCTGCTCATGCACAAACGTTCCCGATCCGTGGCCCGCGCGGTTCGGATAGCTCGTCGAAACGATCAGGAGGCGCATCAGTCGGTCGGCGGTTTCGGCGAGCGGAGCTCGGCGTCCTCGCGGCGCTTGCGCGCGAGCAGGTCGGAGAGCAGCCGCCGGTTCGCGGCCTGCAGATCGGCGATCACGCCCATCACGATCACCTGAATCCCCACGATGGTGAGGATCGCCGCGAGGATCAGGCTCTGTACGTGCCCCGATCCCGTGCCGGAAAAATACGCGGCGAGAAAACGTAGGCCGATGAGCATGGCCGGGATGATGAGCGCGAGCCCGGCGAGCGCGAACGCCTGCAGCGGGCGGTAGAGAATCGAGATGCGCAGGATGGTGGCGACGCTGCGTGCGACGTAGTTCCACTGCGAACGCATGAGGCGAGACTCGCGCGTCTTGGGGTTCGTGCGGATGGGGACGAATTCGAGCGCGAGCCCCTCGCGCCCCGCCTGAATCAGCGTTTCGAGTGTGTAGGTGTAACTTGACACGACGTTGAGGCGGATCGCCGCCTCGCGCGAATAGGCGCGGAACCCGCTGGTGGCGTCAGGGACGTCGGTTCCCGAGAACGCTCGCACCACGCGGCTGCCCAGACGCTGGAGCGCGCGTTTTTGCGCGCTGAAGTGCGGGATCGCGTCCATGTCGCGGCAACCGACGACGATCTCGGCGCGACCGGCGAGAATGGGATCGACGAGCGCCTGAATGTCCGCCG is a genomic window of Deltaproteobacteria bacterium containing:
- a CDS encoding glycosyltransferase family 2 protein, yielding MKLVIQIPAFNEAGTIGATIRDLPRALAGIDEIAVLVLDDGSTDGTSEAARAAGATVVARWPQNRGLAYTFRAGLDRALEMGADVVVHTDADNQYQAADIQALVDPILAGRAEIVVGCRDMDAIPHFSAQKRALQRLGSRVVRAFSGTDVPDATSGFRAYSREAAIRLNVVSSYTYTLETLIQAGREGLALEFVPIRTNPKTRESRLMRSQWNYVARSVATILRISILYRPLQAFALAGLALIIPAMLIGLRFLAAYFSGTGSGHVQSLILAAILTIVGIQVIVMGVIADLQAANRRLLSDLLARKRREDAELRSPKPPTD